A window of the Fulvia fulva chromosome 11, complete sequence genome harbors these coding sequences:
- a CDS encoding H/ACA ribonucleoprotein complex subunit GAR1: MSFRGRGRGGGFSRGGGGDAGGRGGFRGGRGGFQQPYGPPDQVYEMGQFMHATEGEMVCESVNVKIPYFNAPIYLENKTPIGKVDEILGPLNQVYFTIKPQEGIQATSFKTGDKVYIGGDKLLPLEKFLPKPKPPPGAPKVKKPKGAGGDRGRGGRGGGFSRGGRGAPRGRGGFGGDRGRGGARGGSRGGFSGSGGFSRGGGGGFGGRGRGAPRGRGY, encoded by the exons ATGTCGTTCCGCGGTCGAGGACGAGGCGGAGGATTTAGCAGAGGCGGCGGAGGAGACGCTGGTGGAAGAGGTGGATTTCGAGGCGGTCGTGGAGGGTTCCAGCAGCCATACGGACCTCCAGACCAAGTCTACG AAATGGGCCAATTCATGCACGCAACCGAAGGCGAAATGGTCTGCGAGTCCGTAAACGTCAAGATTCCCTACTTCAACGCCCCCATCTACCTCGAGAACAAGACCCCGATCGGCAAAGTTGACGAGATCCTCGGCCCACTCAACCAAGTCTACTTCACAATCAAGCCACAGGAAGGAATCCAGGCAACATCGTTCAAGACTGGCGACAAGGTCTACATTGGCGGCGACAAGCTCCTACCGCTCGAGAAGTTCCTGCCCAAGCCCAAGCCTCCGCCCGGCGCGCCCAAGGTCAAGAAGCCAAAGGGTGCAGGTGGTGATCGCGGCCGCGGTGGACGAGGCGGAGGATTCAGCAGGGGTGGACGTGGAGCGCCAAGAGGACGGGGTGGATTCGGCGGTGACAGAGGCAGGGGCGGtgcaagaggcggaagcagGGGTGGCTTCTCTGGCAGCGGTGGCTTCTCCCGAGGTGGTGGCGGTGGCTTTGGCGGCCGAGGAAGAGGTGCGCCCAGAGGTAGGGGATACTAG
- a CDS encoding tRNA (cytosine(34)-C(5))-methyltransferase, mitochondrial yields MTKTHRKATSSAEDAFNRHYAARWGEERWSNSLLPALRQPTRYACVLNRYAALPGGLQLIQDPNVETRELNLPIKANGARLGDEGYPPNCYARYTKPAQDSEAVPSAAPSDLPFPPPGQINSRLLSHWNLDGASVLAASLLDPQPGEHVLDMCAAPGGKSIVLCQRLFPHYHLDPSPLKQKSLNILKLREGSLTSNEADATRHCRLGDNIKAYLPKALIDTPGSRLLRVDGANPKNANQLCVSVQGKIQGFDKVLIDAPCSSERHIIHAQAKAQASGKDAPEMVNWRPGSSKRLQATQVDLLLNGLRAARIGGTIIYATCSIEPTENDAVIEKVLSQIEKERKKGQQWSARVGFGAGMGDQALEAQIETSWAERTKHGWIALPDHPSGEGWGPLFFACLTKTAD; encoded by the coding sequence ATGACCAAGACCCACCGCAAGGCCACCTCCTCGGCAGAGGATGCTTTTAATCGCCACTACGCTGCCAGATGGGGCGAAGAGCGATGGAGCAACTCGTTGTTGCCAGCCTTACGCCAGCCGACACGATACGCATGTGTACTCAACCGCTACGCTGCGCTGCCTGGCGGCCTTCAACTCATACAAGATCCTAACGTGGAGACGCGTGAGCTGAACTTGCCCATCAAGGCCAACGGAGCACGCCTTGGAGACGAAGGTTATCCTCCCAACTGCTATGCTCGATACACAAAGCCAGCACAAGACAGCGAGGCTGTCCCAAGCGCCGCACCATCAGACTTACCTTTCCCTCCACCCGGTCAGATCAACAGCAGATTGCTTTCGCACTGGAATCTGGATGGTGCCTCGGTATTGGCTGCGTCTTTGCTAGACCCTCAGCCTGGTGAGCACGTCTTGGACATGTGTGCAGCACCGGGCGGCAAGTCCATTGTACTTTGCCAAAGACTCTTCCCGCACTATCATCTTGACCCGTCTCCGCTCAAGCAGAAGTCTCTCAACATCTTGAAGCTGCGTGAAGGCAGTCTGACCTCGAATGAAGCAGATGCGACACGACATTGTCGACTTGGGGATAACATCAAAGCCTATCTGCCCAAAGCTTTGATCGACACGCCTGGGAGCAGGCTGCTGCGAGTGGACGGAGCAAATCCCAAGAATGCCAACCAACTGTGCGTCAGCGTTCAAGGCAAGATTCAGGGTTTCGACAAGGTCCTCATTGATGCACCGTGTTCATCCGAGCGACACATAATCCATGCTCAAGCGAAAGCGCAAGCATCTGGCAAAGATGCACCAGAGATGGTCAATTGGCGACCTGGATCGTCCAAACGACTGCAGGCGACACAGGTAGATCTGCTATTGAATGGGCTGAGGGCTGCCCGGATCGGAGGTACCATCATCTATGCCACCTGTTCAATCGAGCCTACCGAGAACGACGCTGTCATTGAGAAAGTGCTTTCTCAGATCGAGAAAGAGCGGAAGAAAGGTCAGCAGTGGAGCGCCAGAGTCGGCTTCGGTGCAGGCATGGGCGATCAAGCGCTCGAAGCTCAGATTGAGACATCTTGGGCAGAGAGGACGAAGCACGGCTGGATCGCCCTGCCTGATCATCCTAGCGGAGAAGGCTGGGGCCCGTTGTTCTTTGCATGTTTGACGAAGACTGCTGATTGA